A DNA window from Buttiauxella agrestis contains the following coding sequences:
- a CDS encoding ABC transporter ATP-binding protein: MGSVVLKNVCKSYGDAHVIKDVSLTIPDGEFCVLVGPSGCGKSTLLRMIAGLEEITGGEVAINQKDVTDVEPKLRDIAMVFQSYALYPQMTVRENMGFALKMAKLPKAEISQKVEAAADLLGLGVLLDRLPKDLSGGQRQRVAMGRAIVRNPQVFLFDEPLSNLDAKLRTQVRGEIRELHRRLKTTSVYVTHDQIEAMTMGQMIVVLREGRIEQVGSPLELYDRPANLFVAGFIGSPEINQLKGEVVLQNGERMLRLADGSLLSLPPGVQVKPQQKVVYAIRPEQVNVVGESEQSGALKATITAIENTGSDMQLFCNTGGGSFTSVFKQRLNVREGETVWLQPRVTGIHIFDADSGLRVACH, from the coding sequence ATGGGGTCTGTAGTGCTTAAAAATGTCTGTAAATCATATGGCGACGCACATGTTATTAAAGATGTCTCGTTGACCATTCCAGACGGTGAGTTCTGTGTGTTGGTTGGCCCGAGCGGCTGCGGCAAATCTACCTTGCTGCGCATGATTGCTGGGCTTGAAGAGATTACCGGCGGCGAGGTGGCGATTAACCAGAAAGACGTCACTGACGTTGAGCCGAAGCTGCGCGATATTGCGATGGTGTTCCAGAGTTACGCGTTATATCCGCAAATGACCGTGCGCGAAAATATGGGTTTCGCGCTCAAAATGGCAAAACTGCCAAAAGCGGAAATCAGCCAGAAAGTGGAAGCGGCGGCAGATCTTCTCGGCCTGGGCGTGTTGCTCGACCGCTTGCCAAAAGATTTATCCGGCGGCCAGCGCCAGCGTGTGGCGATGGGGCGGGCCATTGTGCGTAATCCGCAGGTGTTTTTGTTCGATGAACCGCTCTCGAACCTCGACGCCAAGCTGCGCACGCAGGTACGGGGCGAAATTCGTGAACTGCATCGCCGCCTGAAAACGACCTCGGTCTACGTCACTCATGACCAGATTGAAGCCATGACCATGGGGCAGATGATTGTGGTGCTACGCGAGGGGCGAATCGAACAGGTCGGTAGCCCGCTGGAATTGTACGACCGCCCGGCAAATCTATTTGTTGCTGGTTTCATCGGCTCGCCTGAAATCAATCAGTTAAAAGGTGAAGTGGTACTACAAAACGGAGAGAGGATGTTACGTCTTGCCGATGGCTCTTTGTTAAGCTTGCCGCCGGGTGTGCAGGTGAAGCCGCAGCAAAAAGTGGTTTACGCGATACGCCCTGAACAGGTCAATGTGGTGGGCGAAAGCGAGCAAAGCGGGGCGCTGAAGGCGACCATCACCGCCATCGAAAATACCGGTTCTGATATGCAGTTGTTCTGCAACACTGGCGGGGGATCCTTTACCTCGGTGTTTAAGCAGCGATTAAATGTACGGGAAGGTGAAACGGTATGGTTGCAGCCCAGAGTGACCGGTATCCACATTTTTGATGCCGACAGTGGGCTGCGCGTAGCGTGTCATTAA
- a CDS encoding alginate lyase family protein: MKLYTLDVTCLENARRGLQQPFSPLQLALGRLVSEADKLRGQPPESVVHKKLRPVSGDPHDYYSLGTYWWPNPRRPNGLPYIRRDGHTNPQCQNNDTDTTRIIRMCERSLTLGLAWYFTGHRKYALAAAEQIKCWFLDEQTRMNPHLNYGQAIPGIVSGRGTGLIDTRLLWMVIDTIGLISNAGVLDTDDIIGLHQWFRDFNHWMFFSDVGHSEYVWHNNHGTWYDAQRAVNALFYGDKGLVARIIQQGITQRMAAQIDQEGKQTMELERPVPFHYSLFNLEAHLLLNRYAEHVEFDRWNAVQDGRSVKLGIDYLMPFIADPDLWPYRDLDGIVWDSALRLLLQSMRGYPKDATRYKTVLVSFPEGTLSLREQLMWCA, from the coding sequence ATGAAGTTATACACCCTGGATGTTACGTGCCTGGAGAATGCCCGCCGCGGCTTGCAGCAACCTTTTTCGCCGCTGCAATTGGCGCTGGGGAGACTGGTGAGTGAGGCGGATAAACTCCGCGGGCAACCCCCTGAAAGCGTAGTGCATAAAAAGCTGCGCCCGGTGAGTGGTGACCCGCACGACTACTACAGCCTGGGGACTTACTGGTGGCCCAATCCACGCAGGCCAAATGGCCTGCCGTATATTCGCCGCGACGGGCACACCAACCCGCAATGCCAGAACAATGACACCGACACTACGCGCATTATTCGCATGTGTGAACGTAGCCTGACGCTAGGGCTGGCGTGGTATTTTACGGGGCATCGCAAATACGCGCTGGCGGCGGCGGAGCAAATCAAGTGCTGGTTCCTGGATGAACAGACGCGCATGAACCCGCATTTGAATTACGGCCAGGCGATCCCGGGAATAGTGTCCGGGCGCGGCACGGGGCTTATCGACACGCGCTTATTGTGGATGGTTATCGACACCATCGGGTTGATCAGCAATGCAGGCGTACTGGATACTGACGACATTATCGGTTTGCATCAGTGGTTCCGGGACTTTAACCACTGGATGTTCTTTAGCGATGTTGGCCATTCGGAATACGTCTGGCACAACAACCACGGCACCTGGTATGACGCGCAACGCGCGGTGAATGCGCTGTTCTACGGTGATAAAGGGCTGGTGGCGCGCATTATCCAGCAGGGAATCACGCAACGCATGGCGGCGCAAATTGACCAGGAAGGTAAACAGACCATGGAACTGGAGCGCCCGGTGCCGTTCCACTATTCCTTGTTCAATCTCGAAGCTCATTTGCTACTCAATCGCTATGCCGAACACGTCGAGTTCGACCGCTGGAATGCGGTGCAAGATGGCCGAAGTGTGAAGCTCGGGATTGATTATTTGATGCCGTTTATCGCTGACCCGGATTTGTGGCCATATCGTGATTTAGACGGCATTGTCTGGGATAGCGCATTGCGCCTGTTGTTGCAATCCATGCGCGGTTATCCAAAAGACGCGACGCGCTACAAAACGGTACTGGTGAGTTTCCCGGAAGGTACGCTGAGTTTGCGTGAGCAACTGATGTGGTGTGCCTGA
- a CDS encoding carbohydrate ABC transporter permease produces the protein MLGKRWDTVGRWMIYGLLLIVFVGPFWGIVATAFSGAPVKPGELLAWPNEFSMENFIFAWQDIGVWQYLLNSMVVVFFGTILQVSVSALAAYALARKKFVGVSLVSLIILSTMMLPEEVIAIPLYMIINWQLPLIDSSLYNTYLGMIMPVVGWAFSIFVLSEFMAAIPKELEEAARIDGANEWQIFFHVILPLVKPALGTVVTFGFIMIWDQYLLPLIVVNSDSLNTIPVILGRLRTDESITPNIFIAITLLAMLPSIIVYLGLQKHFNRGIMSGAVKG, from the coding sequence ATGTTAGGTAAACGTTGGGATACCGTAGGCCGCTGGATGATTTATGGCCTGCTGTTAATTGTATTTGTCGGGCCGTTCTGGGGCATTGTTGCCACCGCATTCAGTGGTGCGCCCGTGAAGCCTGGTGAACTGCTGGCCTGGCCGAATGAGTTTTCAATGGAGAACTTTATCTTTGCCTGGCAGGACATTGGCGTCTGGCAATACCTGTTGAACTCGATGGTGGTGGTGTTCTTCGGCACCATTTTGCAGGTCTCAGTCAGTGCGCTGGCGGCCTACGCCTTAGCGCGCAAAAAGTTCGTTGGCGTCTCGTTGGTCAGTTTGATCATCCTTTCCACCATGATGCTGCCGGAAGAGGTGATCGCCATTCCGCTGTACATGATTATCAATTGGCAACTGCCGCTGATTGACTCGTCACTCTATAACACCTATCTGGGCATGATCATGCCAGTTGTGGGCTGGGCGTTCTCCATCTTCGTGCTCAGCGAATTTATGGCGGCGATCCCCAAAGAACTCGAAGAGGCCGCACGTATCGATGGCGCGAATGAATGGCAGATTTTCTTCCACGTTATTTTGCCTCTGGTGAAACCGGCGCTCGGCACCGTGGTGACGTTCGGCTTCATCATGATTTGGGACCAATACCTGCTGCCGCTGATTGTGGTGAACAGCGACAGCCTGAACACCATTCCGGTGATCCTCGGCCGCTTGCGTACTGATGAAAGCATCACACCAAACATCTTTATTGCCATCACCTTACTGGCGATGTTGCCGAGCATCATTGTGTATCTCGGTCTGCAAAAACATTTCAATCGCGGGATTATGTCCGGCGCGGTCAAAGGATAA
- a CDS encoding non-heme ferritin-like protein — protein MATSGMVQRLNLQINRDFYSSNLYLRLSSWCSEKSLTGTATFLRNQAQCNVTQMMRIFNFMKQAGGTPIVGAIESPQSECDSLEMLFEKTVEDYHQRCATLNKLTAEATELKDYPTLNFLKTMDREQEEEGVLLNTILDEVRNARKAGLCMSQTDVHLTNLVNHQQH, from the coding sequence ATGGCAACCTCCGGCATGGTTCAAAGACTCAACTTGCAGATTAACCGCGATTTTTACTCTTCCAATCTCTATTTACGATTAAGCAGCTGGTGTTCTGAAAAAAGCCTGACGGGTACCGCGACATTTTTAAGGAATCAGGCGCAGTGCAATGTGACGCAGATGATGCGTATATTTAACTTTATGAAGCAAGCGGGCGGCACTCCCATTGTGGGGGCGATTGAATCACCACAAAGCGAATGCGACTCTCTGGAAATGCTGTTTGAAAAAACGGTAGAAGATTACCACCAGCGTTGTGCCACTTTAAATAAATTGACCGCTGAAGCGACGGAGTTAAAGGATTACCCGACGCTGAATTTCCTGAAGACCATGGATCGCGAGCAAGAAGAAGAAGGCGTTTTACTCAATACGATTCTCGACGAAGTGCGAAATGCACGCAAAGCAGGGTTATGTATGAGCCAGACCGACGTGCATCTGACCAATTTAGTAAACCATCAGCAGCACTGA